The DNA window TTTTGTTTCCTTTTTCTTTCTGGGAGAAAAGCTCGATATACCGCAGATTCTGGGGGGATTGATGGTTATCGGGTCCGTTATTATGTTGCAGCTGAAAAAGGAATACGACCCGGATACGCCGGCTTTAATTCGTGCTCAGCGGGAAAGGAGATCACCGTGAGAAGGCCGCTTATTGCCCTGCTTACGGATTTCGGTACCCGTGACGGCTATGTTGCCGCCATGAAGGCCGTAATTTTAAAAGGTCTCGATGATGTGGAATTTGTAGATATATCTCATGAAGTTGACCCTTTCAGGATTGAGTCTGCTGCTTACGTCCTTTATTCGGTATTCGATTTTTTCCCATCGGGTACGATTTTCCTGTGTGTTGTGGACCCCGGGGTGGGGACTGCCAGAAAGGCTCTTGCCGTGGAAGTGGGGAGGAAATATCTGGTCGGTCCCGATAACGGTCTTTTTTCCTGGGTGTTAAAATCCGGAGGTTATAGGGCCTTCTCGCTGGAAAATGTTTCTCTTTTCAGAAGCAGCGTCAGCTCCACCTTCCACGGTCGTGATGTCTTTGCACCTGTGGCGGCTTATCTTGCCTCTGGAGGTCAAATAGATGCGGTGGGTACCGGATGTGAACCTTACATTGCCGAATGGACGGAAGTTGATCGTGGTGTTGCTGAGGTAAAAGGTCAGGTTATTCACATCGACCGCTTTGGAAACCTGATAACCAATATAAGGAAAGATTGTTTGCCGGAAGGTGTCGTGAAAAGCTCGAATTTCAGGGTCAGGGTTGGCGATAAGGCTATTGAGAGTATTGTAAATACCTATGGCGATGTTCCTGAAGGGGCTTTGTGTGCCCTCTGGGGAAGCTATGACCATCTTGAAATATCGGTGTGTTGTGGTAATGCTTCCGAGACATTGTCGGCCGGAATTGGGGATCGGGTATTTTGCAGGTGGTAAAAAGCTTTATCGGTTATGCTTGCCGTTATCTTGAAAAATTTTTCATGTTGACACCTGATGGATCGATGGGGTAAGAAGGAGTAGCATTTTATAGACGGTGGAGTTGTGTGTGCTGAAAGGGGGTGAAATTTGGGGCTTTGGCAAGGCGCTGTTTGTAAAGAAGGGGTTGTGTTAAGTTGTGGAGATGAGGGATAGATCGGGTGTAAAAATTTAGAAGAGGAGGAAAGAGATGCGTAAGTATCTGGTAATGTTGATTGCTTTGGTTGCGGCGGTGGCTATTGCCGTTCCGTCCTTCGCCGTTGAGTTCAAGTACGGTGGTATGTATCGCTGGAGAATTCACGCTAATGAGAATATGAAAGATGCCAATAGTGATCTGGACGATACTGCCAACTGGATCGATCAGCGACTGAGGTTATATTTTACTTTCGTGGGAAGCGAGAATCTTCAGCTTGTAACGAAGTGGGAAGCCGATACGCTCTGGGGTCTTGAAAAAGGTGCCGGAAGGCATGGTGGTGGTGACTGGGGTGCCGACGCCGTTAACCTGGAGATGAAGAACGTGTATCTTGACTTCATGATCCCCAACACGCCTGTCAGGGCTCTTGTGGGTGTCCAGGGTTTGAGCTATCTTGATGGTTGGATTGTAGCAGATGATGCTTCCGCTTTCGTTCTAAAGA is part of the Thermodesulforhabdus norvegica genome and encodes:
- a CDS encoding SAM hydrolase/SAM-dependent halogenase family protein; the encoded protein is MRRPLIALLTDFGTRDGYVAAMKAVILKGLDDVEFVDISHEVDPFRIESAAYVLYSVFDFFPSGTIFLCVVDPGVGTARKALAVEVGRKYLVGPDNGLFSWVLKSGGYRAFSLENVSLFRSSVSSTFHGRDVFAPVAAYLASGGQIDAVGTGCEPYIAEWTEVDRGVAEVKGQVIHIDRFGNLITNIRKDCLPEGVVKSSNFRVRVGDKAIESIVNTYGDVPEGALCALWGSYDHLEISVCCGNASETLSAGIGDRVFCRW